The following proteins are encoded in a genomic region of Brachypodium distachyon strain Bd21 chromosome 1, Brachypodium_distachyon_v3.0, whole genome shotgun sequence:
- the LOC100843208 gene encoding uncharacterized protein LOC100843208 yields MAMQPRHSTSLVGGLQGLELSGGMDSSSASAARLPCLSELSSDSGDGGSGIVSVEHSGDPAIPSAVSCSKAPQVSRLLAVADEDGSVILHDTRRRLPSSLEKPADDNAVFEAHSPRRGRQTRSRAKRARSLSSPGRFDSAPRTRPRVEEARISKADTASTLPDDLLFEVFKRLPPPATIFRCAAVCRRWRRVVSGAGACCLPAPPRHFGFFRNYGPSPLSPFVPMAGIDLDLSFLPVSPSCGAILVDCRGHRLLLRELGAGSATELRLLVCNPLGKTFARLPPLPVGRHRVSCYAVIPSEGDAFRVVIVLFGAASPNFYVLVYSSASSAWEVATGPLKQPLIPHQGPSVVIGDVVYRLQCEDKYIMAVNTTKMSLSALPLPNAGMLLYAGNNWIGKTEDDRLCFFVIREPLVLVKWVLEAPGKWVQQEPLALWPLLNPATVGDLHGMKLSAKIADQLNGCKLVSFGGFCAGSGTLFFIMADWVVALDLKTLKMEKLWSNTDESRPLGDVFPYEMVAWPPAIKDSAKALLLDEA; encoded by the exons ATGGCGATGCAGCCGCGACACTCCACGTCCTTGGTCGGCGGCCTCCAGGGCCTGGAGCTCAGCGGCGGTATGGATTCCTCCAGCgcctcggcggcgcggcttCCCTGCCTATCCGAACtctcctccgactccggcgacggcggcagcgggatTGTCTCCGTCGAGCACTCCGGCGACCCCGCCATCCCTTCCGCCGTCTCCTGCAGCAAG GCCCCGCAAGTTTCTCGCCTTCTGGCGGTAGCCGACGAGGACGGTTCAGTTATCCTCCACGATACCAGGCGGCGCCTCCCATCGTCCCTAGAGAAGCCAG CTGACGACAATGCAGTCTTTGAAGCGCACAGTCCCAGACGAGGAAGGCAGACAAGGTCTCGAGCAAAG CGTGCACGCTCCCTTTCCTCTCCTGGACGGTTCGACTCGGCGCCGCGCACGCGCCCTCgggtggaggaggcgcgcaTCAGCAAGGCTGACACGGCGTCCACACTGCCTGATGATTTGCTGTTCGAGGTCTTCAAGCGGCTTCCGCCACCGGCGACAATCTTCCGTTGTGCGGCGGTGTGCCGGCGCTGGCGTCGTGTCGTCTCCGGTGCCGGTGCCTGCTGCCTACCTGCTCCACCTCGACACTTTGGCTTCTTCCGCAACTACGGCCCGTCCCCGCTGTCGCCGTTCGTCCCCATGGCTGGCATCGACCTCGACCTCAGTTTCCTTCCCGTGTCGCCCTCGTGTGGTGCTATCCTCGTCGACTGTCGCGgtcaccgcctcctcctgcgcgAGCTCGGCGCTGGGTCCGCGACCGAGCTCAGGCTCCTTGTCTGCAACCCATTGGGGAAGACGTTCGCACGGCTGCCACCTCTACCCGTGGGCAGGCATAGGGTCTCCTGCTACGCCGTCATTCCAAGCGAAGGCGATGCGTTTCGCGTCGTCATTGTGCTCTTCGGTGCTGCCTCGCCCAACTTCTATGTTTTGGTATATTCTTCTGCTTCCTCAGCCTGGGAGGTTGCCACCGGGCCGCTGAAACAGCCATTGATCCCCCATCAAGGCCCATCCGTCGTCATTGGAGATGTTGTGTATAGGCTGCAGTGTGAGGACAAGTATATCATGGCTGTGAACACGACGAAGATGTCGCTGTCTGCGCTGCCGCTTCCCAACGCCGGGATGCTCCTGTATGCCGGCAACAACTGGATCGGCAAGACGGAGGACGACCGTCTATGCTTCTTTGTGATCCGGGAGCCACTAGTGTTGGTGAAATGGGTTCTTGAAGCGCCTGGGAAGTGGGTACAGCAGGAGCCGTTGGCACTGTGGCCTCTGCTGAACCCGGCCACGGTCGGTGATCTCCATGGCATGAAGCTCTCGGCAAAGATTGCTGATCAGCTCAATGGTTGCAAGCTTGTGAGCTTTGGTGGGTTCTGTGCGGGCAGTGGGACGCTGTTCTTCATCATGGCTGACTGGGTGGTTGCACTCGATCTCAAGACCTTGAAGATGGAGAAGTTGTGGAGCAATACTGATGAGTCTCGTCCCCTTGGTGATGTATTCCCGTATGAAATGGTGGCGTGGCCGCCAGCGATCAAGGATTCTGCCAAGGCTCTGTTGCTTGATGAAGCATAG